Proteins encoded by one window of Pseudochaenichthys georgianus chromosome 9, fPseGeo1.2, whole genome shotgun sequence:
- the vamp8 gene encoding vesicle-associated membrane protein 8, with protein sequence MDIDPERGGAEAAPEPKDKVQILKEQVDGVKDIMTENVDRILARGERLDDLMGKSEDLQNGAQHFKQTSVKVARTYWWKNVKLVVVIVVVVLIIVLIIVLLSTGVIPTGEKPITPTLKP encoded by the exons GAGCGAGGAGGAGCCGAGGCGGCGCCGGAGCCCAAAGACAAGGTTCAGATCCTGAAGGAGCAGGTGGACGGGGTGAAAGACATCATGACGGAAAACGTGGACCGCATCCTCGCCCGGGGGGAGAGGCTGGACGACCTGATGGGGAAATCTGAGGACCTCCAGAATGGG gctCAGCACTTCAAGCAGACGTCGGTGAAAGTGGCTCGTACGTACTGGTGGAAGAACGTGAAGCTGGTGGTGGTCATCGTGGTGGTCGTGCTCATCATCGTGCTCATCatcgtcctcctctccaccgGGGTCATTCCCACCGGGGAAAAGCCTATCACGCCCACCTTAAagccataa